The Paraburkholderia hospita DNA segment GCAACGGTATTGCCCGCCTCGCGCAGCTTGTGCGCGTAGGCCTCGCCTTCATCGCTCAACGGGTCGTATTCGGCCGTCGCGATCCATGCGGGCGCCACGCCGTGAAACTCCGGCGCGTCGCGCGTGCCGTCGAGCGGCGCGAAACGCCAGTCGTGACGGTCGTCGGCATCGCGGACGTATTGCTCGAAGAACCATTGAATCGTGTCGCCAGACAGCAGATAACCATCCGCCAGGCGTTCGTGCGAGTCCGTCTGTTGATGGCCTGTCGTGCCAGGGTAGATCAGCAGTTGCAGCACGAGCGGAATGCCTGCGTCGCGCGCGAGCACGGCGCATACCGTGGCGAGCGTGCCGCCCGCGCTGTCGCCGCCGACGGCGATCCGGCTCGCGTCGATGCCGTAAAGCGGAGCGTTCTCGTGCAGCCACTTGAGCGCGTCGAACGCATCGTCGACGGCGGTGGGAAATTTGTACTCCGGCGCGAGCCGGTAATCGACCGACATCACCACGCATTGCGCGTCGCACGCGAACATCCGGCAGAGCGCGTCGTGCGTGTTCACGCTGCCGACCGTGAAACCGCCGCCGTGATAGTAGACGAGCGCGGGCGCGGGATTCGCCCATTGCGGCTCGGCGGGGTGATAGAGACGCACGCGAATGGACTCGCCGTCGCGCACCGGCACGTCGATGTCCTCGACGGAAAACATCGGCGCCGTGGGCACTTCGAGTATCGGCGCGCTTTTCTCGTACGATGCCCGCGCCGCTTGCGGCGTCAGATCGTGATACGCGGGGCGCTTTGCGCGCGCGATCATGTCGAGCACCTGCTCGATCTTCGGATTCAGCGGCATGATCGGACGACGGCGCAGATGCACCGGACGGTTGAATGAGCGCGCCATGATGCCACGAACGCGCGTTGACGCGCTCGCATCGGCGCGCTAGCGTGCTTGCTTGACCTCGGGTTTGAGCGACAGCGGATCGGTCGGATTGCGCTGCTGCTCGATGTCCTCGTGCCGCAGGCGCACCGTCTCGAGAATGGCGGGATGCGTGAGGATATAGAAACGCCGCGCGGCGATCGCGTCGAACGTCAGTGCCGCGACATCCGCCGCGCCCAGCTTGCCGGATCGCACCGCGCGCTGCAGTTGCTTGTCGGCGGCGAGCTGCGAGCGCGTGGGTTCGGCGCTATTGCGAAGCGACTCGGGACGCGCGCGCTCGGCACCGGCGATGCCCGTCGGCACGAACGCAGGACACAGCAGCGAGCACCCGACCTCGCCGCCCGCATTCTGCAGATCGTGATACAGCGTCTCCGTCAGCGAGACGACCGCATGCTTCGACGCGTTGTAGATGCCCATCGACGGCGGCGACAGGAGCCCCGCCACCGACGCCGTATTGACGATGTGCGCCGGCTCGTTCTGCTTCAGCATGATGGGCGTGAAGATACGCACGCCGTGGGCTACGCCCATCACGTTGACGCCGAACACCCACGCCCAGTCGTTTGCCGAGCTTTCCCACAGAAAGCCGCCGGAGCCGACTCCGGCATTGTTGAAAAGCAGATGAACCTTGCCGAAGGCGGCGAGCGCGGCATCCGCGAGCGCCTGAACCTGTGCGCCATCGGACACATCCGTTTGCACGCCGATGACCTCGGCCCCCGATGCGCGCAATGCATCGACGGTTTGCGCGAGCGCGTTCGCGTCGACATCCGCCAGCACGAGCCTCATGCCGAGCGACGCGCCCTTTTCCGCGAACGCGCGGCCGAAGCCGCTCGCCGCGCCTGTAATCACGGCGACTTTGCCGTCGAACTCGAACATGCCGTATCCCTCGTTCAGCGATTGCGCGTGGCGCGTTCCGATATGCGCCAACTCAGATCAGCTTGACGAGCTGCTTGCCGAAGTTGTGCCCCTTGAGCATGCCGAGAAACGCTTCGGGTGCGTTTTCCAGACCTTGCGCGACGGTCTCGCGATACTGCAGCTTCTTCTGCGCGACGAGCGTGCCGAGTTCTTTCAGCGCATCCGGCCACACATCCATATGCTCGCTGACGATGAAGCCCTGAACCAGAAGTCGCTGCGTGAGCAGCAACGCCGGATGTTTGAGCGGCATAGGCGCGCCGTCATAACCCGCAATGAAGCCGCACAACGCGATGCGACCATGCGCGTTCATCCGCGCGAGCGTCGCGTCGAGCCCTTCGCCGCCGACGTTCTCGAAGCAACCGTCCACGCCGTCCGGCGTCGCCGCCTTGAGGTCCTGATAAAGATTGCCTGCCTTGTAGTCGACGCATGCGTCAAAGCCTAGCGTCTCGACCACATAGCGGCACTTGTCCGGACCGCCCGCGATGCCGACGGCGCGCGCGCCCGCCTGCTTCGCAAGTTGGCCGACGACGCTGCCGACCGCCCCGCTCGCCGCGCTGACGACGACCGTCTCGCCCGCCTTCGGCGCGATGATCCGGTTCAGGCCGTACCACGCCGTCACGCCGGGCATGCCGACGGGGCCGAGATACGCGGAGAGCGGCACATGCGTGTCGTCGATCTTGCGCAGGGCCTTGCCGTCCGACGTGCCGAATTCCTGCCAGCCAGACATGCCGACTACCTTGTCGCCGGGCTTGAATGCCGCGTTCTTCGACTCGATCACTTCGCCCGTCGTGCCGCCGATCATCACTTCGTTCAGCGGCTGCGGCGTTGCGTACGACTTCGCGTCGCTCATGCGGCCGCGCATGTACGGGTCGAGCGACAGATAGTGATTGCGCACGCGCACCTCACCCTCGGCGAGCGGCGGGAGCGGCGTTTCGACGAGCTTGAAGTTGTCGGCGGATGCCGCGCCCTGCGGACGCGACACGAGCAGAATCTGGCGATTGATCTGGCTCATGGCGGGTTTGTCTCCGGAAATATGGGGTGAAATAGGGAGCGGGAGCACCACGCGGCGTTCAGCCGTCGCTCGGCCCCGGCTTCGCCGACGGATCGCTGCGCAGCCGCTGCTGCCGCACTTCGCGGCCAACGGCGAGACGCCGCATGTACTTGAACGTGCCGAGCGCCTTCGCGACGAAATGGCCTTCGCTGTCGCGAATCTCGCCTTCGCAATAGGCCATCGTGGTCGAACGGTGCAGCACGCGGCCCGTCGCGCGTAACTCGCCGCTGCCGGGCTGCATGAAATTCACCTTCATCTCGACCGTGACGACGCCGACGCCATCGGCAGCGAGGCTGCGCGCGGCCATCGCGAGCGCGACGTCGGCGAGCGTCATCGTGATGCCGCCGTGCGACACGGCCCACGTGTTCAGATGCTCGGGACGCAGCGCCAGCAGGACCTCGCTGGCGCCGTCCCCCGCCGAAATGAGTTGCACGCCGATGTGATCGATGAACGGGCTTTCAATCACCAGCTGATTGGTGGAAGAGTCAGTCATATGCATTCAGAGTTCGTAGTCGACGGCCTGACGCGCCTCGCGGATCGGCGCGAGAAACGCCTTTACGTCCTGATGCGCGGGATGGACCTGATACGCGTCCAGCGCTGCCTTGTCGGTGAAATCGGATACGAGCACGACGTCATAAGTCGAGTCGAGGCCTGGCGTCGCGATACCGACTTCGAGATGCACGATACCCGGCACGGCATCGCGGCAGGCTTCCAGTTTTTGCTTCAGCACAGACGCATTCTGCTCCCGCGTCCGGCCTTCTCCCTCGTTCAACTTCCACATCACGATATGACGAATCAAGACGTTCACCTTTGCTGTTGACCTTGCGTCGCGGTCCGCACGGAGCGCATGCAGGACACACATGAAACACGCTTCGTCAGATGATACCTGCACTGCGCGAGACGATGAATCGAGCTGCACGGCATAGGACAAACGCACAGGTCGTCCGTGCATTCGTCCCCTTCACACCAGGTAGCGTCGCCTATACTTTTCAGGCAATCAGCCCGGCCGTGCGTGCAAGCAGCCGTCACGCGCAACGCGAAACCGGGCGCCACCAACCTGCGGCCACTCCTCCTCCCGCGCGAGCTCGCCGCGCCCCGGCCGCCTTGTCTTCCTTCCTCTTTGCCGCTTTATGCACGCATGGAAACGGCCCGCGCCGTGGATGCGTTCGCCTCTTCTACCGAGAGCCGACGCTACGCGCGCGGATCATCTGCATTCACTTCACGAGGACAACATGGCCACTTACCTCATGCTGGTCAACTGGACCGATCAGGGTGTGCGCACCGCGAAAGACACCGTCAACCGGGCGCGCGCGTTTCGCGAAGCCAGCAAGGCGATGGGCGTGACGGTCGGCACGGTGAACTGGACGCTCGGCGCGTACGACCTCGTGATCTCGTTCGACTCGCCTGACGACGAAACCACGACCCGTCTCGGCCTCGCGCTCGCCGCGCAAGGCAACGTGCGCACGGCGACGATGCGCGCGTTCAGCGAAGCGGAGATGGAAAAGATCGTCGGCGGTCTGAAGTAGCCGGGCCCCTCCCGCGCGGGTTGCTCGCAGCGTGTGCTCGCGCGCCGCAGTCAGAGCTGCGCGCGCGGCAGATGCCATCCATACGCCGCGGCAGCCACGCGCAATACGAAGCACGCGACGCCGCCCGCCACGCCCGCCATCGCCGGCGACAGTCCGAAGCGCCGCGCGATCAGCACCATGGCTGCGCCGAAGAACGCTGCCGTCGCGTAGATATCGGTGACGAGCACGGACGGAATGCGCGCGAGCAGCACGTCCTTGATAACGCCACCGCCGACACCCGTCACCGTGCCCATCAGCGCCGCGACGAACGGGCGGATCCGGTACAGCATCGCCTTTTCGACGCCCGCGACGGCGAACAGCGACAGGCCCGCCGCGTCGAGCACCATCAGCCAGAACTCGGGAAAGCCTTGCGCGTTGGTATGGAAGAGGAACGTGAGCAGGCCCGCGGCGAACGTCAACGCGGGATAGCGCCAGTCGCGGATCGCGTTGGGCGGCGTCGCGCCGATCAGCAGGTCGCGCGTCACACCGCCGCCGAGCGCCGCGACGAACGCGATCACCATCACGCCGAGCAGGTCGAGTCCGCTGTGCATCGCGGCCACCGCGCCCTCGATCGCGAAGATGAACGTGCCCGCGAGATCGGCGCCAAGAACGATAGTTTCGATTTTCGGTTTCATGCGGATAGTCGTGCGCTTGTCTTGCCCCCGGGACGAGCCGAACGGTACAACGAAACGGCGCGCGCTGGCATGCGTCCGGACCGTCCTGTTTCGGCGCAAACCAGCCGCACGCCGAGGGCGCCGCGATTGTCTCATCGCCGTGGCGACGGGCAAAGCGTGCCCGGCTTAGCCCACGATCGCGCCCGCTTCAGCGCCCTGCGCCGCTATAGTGCATACGACGCGCGCCATTCACGCGTCCCCTTCGAGAGGATCGAGACCATAACCGCCGACCGCGCCGCGCGCTTCGCCCGTTTTCTGCTCTTCTTCGTCGCGCTGCTGTCGCTTGGCGGCTGCGCGGGTATGTTCGGCGGCGATTCGCTGCGCGTGACCGTCGCCGGGATCGAGCCGCTCGCGGGCCAGGGAATGGAGATGCGCTTCATTCTGAAGCTGCGCGTTCAGAACCCGAACGAAACGCCCATCGACTACAACGGCGTTTCCGTCGAACTCGACCTGAACGGCAAGCCGTTCGCGAGCGGCGTCAGCGATCAGAGCGGCACCGTACCGCGCTTCGGCGAAACCGTGATCGGCGTGCCGTTGACGGTGGCCGCCTTCACCGTCGTCCGCCAGGCATTCGCATTCGCCGACAGCGCGCAGTCGGGCCAACTTCCTTATATGCTGCGCGGCCGGCTTGCTGGCGGCATCACGGGCGGCACGCGCTTCACCGACCAGGGCGCGCTATCGCTGCCGATGGGCAGCCTGAGCGGTCTGTAGTGCAACAAAAGGCTGCACACTGCCTCGCGATCAGTGATTCGTGCCTTCGTTGCCTTGTCCTGAAGGCGCTGGCGGCCGGGCGTTGCCACCGCCGCCCGGAGGCCCGGACGGATGTCCGCCGCCCTAGCCGGGCGACGGCCCCGAAGGACGCGCAACGGGCGCCGCGGCGGGTGGCCCGGCGGGACGACCACCGCCTTGTGGACGTCCTCCATCATGCGCAGGCGGCGGCCCAGCAGGATTGCCGCCCTGACCCGGCGGACGCCCGCCTTGCTGCGGGGGCGGCGCTTGGGGTGGACGACTGCCTTGCTGTGGCGGCGCTTGTGGCGGACGATCGCCTTGTTGCGGCGGCCCAGGCCGATGTCCATGCCCAGCGCCGGGTGGCCCAGGCGGAGGTGGCGACGTGGGCGACGTGGACGGCGGCCGGTTCCCACCGGCCGGCGGACGATTACCGCCCTGCGGCGGCGGTGGCGGACGGTGCGGCGGCGGCGGATGATTCGCCCAGCGGCCACGGTCGCCGTACCACGGGCGTCCGCGATAGTAATGGTCCCAGTAGGAGCCAATCGAAAACGTAATGAGCGGCAGGCCGATCGCCGTCCCGTAAGTCATGATGGGCACATTGCTGCCCTGATACGGATAGGTCAGATAGCCGCCATAGACCCACCCGCGCGCCTGCGCGATCGCCACGTCACACCATGTGTAGCCGCTCACGCATCCGTAGACGGCCACCGGTTGTCCAGCAGGCAATTGCGCGACGACCGGGTAATCCTGCGCCGGTCCTGCGTACAGGTAGACAGGCTGATTCGTGTAGGCCTGCGATTGCGCCGACGCCGCACCCGATGCGATCGACAGCGCCACTGCCCCCACGACAGCTACGCAAGCAACCCGCATTCGCATGATTGTTCTCCTTATCGTCTGGCGGATATGTTCGTGAAACGAGCAGCGAATTGTGTGCCTGACAGGCATCTGTCATCCATTGATGCCGCAGGAATGAGGCGGATACGGGAACAACGGATGCAGCATCCGCCTGCATTCAACCTGTCGGAAGCACGTCATGAAACACGATCTGAAACCGGGCGATCGCGTCAACTGGAACACGCCGCAGGGCATGACAACGGGCAAAATAGTCCGCGCGATCACCACGCACACGGAACTGGACGGTCATACGGTGGCCGCGTCGAAGAACGACGTGCATTACGAAGTCGAAAGCGAGAAAAGCGGCAAACGTGCTGTCCATCGCGCGGAAGCTTTGCACAAAAAGCCGAAGCACTGAAGCATGGCAAAGCCCGCGTAAGGTAAAGCCGACGCAAAAAAGCCCGCGCGCTTTCGCACGCGGGCTGTTATATCCGCAGATATTCGCTACGCGCAAGCGCGCTCAGACGACCTCGAACAAGCCCGCCGCGCCCTGCCCGCCGCCGATGCACATCGTCACCACGACGAATTTCGCGCCGCGCCGCTTGCCTTCGATCAATGCATGGCCCGTCAGACGCGCGCCCGACACGCCATACGGATGACCGACGGCAATCGCCCCGCCGTTGACGTTCAGGCGTTCGTTCGGAATCCCGAGCTTGTCGCGGCAATACAGCACCTGCACGGCGAACGCTTCGTTCAGTTCCCACAGACCGATGTCGTCGACCTTGAGACCTGCCTGTTTCAACAGCTTCGGCAC contains these protein-coding regions:
- a CDS encoding alpha/beta hydrolase is translated as MPLNPKIEQVLDMIARAKRPAYHDLTPQAARASYEKSAPILEVPTAPMFSVEDIDVPVRDGESIRVRLYHPAEPQWANPAPALVYYHGGGFTVGSVNTHDALCRMFACDAQCVVMSVDYRLAPEYKFPTAVDDAFDALKWLHENAPLYGIDASRIAVGGDSAGGTLATVCAVLARDAGIPLVLQLLIYPGTTGHQQTDSHERLADGYLLSGDTIQWFFEQYVRDADDRHDWRFAPLDGTRDAPEFHGVAPAWIATAEYDPLSDEGEAYAHKLREAGNTVAFKCYAGMIHEFFKMGGYVPDVAIAHADAAAALRAAFGIE
- a CDS encoding SDR family oxidoreductase, giving the protein MFEFDGKVAVITGAASGFGRAFAEKGASLGMRLVLADVDANALAQTVDALRASGAEVIGVQTDVSDGAQVQALADAALAAFGKVHLLFNNAGVGSGGFLWESSANDWAWVFGVNVMGVAHGVRIFTPIMLKQNEPAHIVNTASVAGLLSPPSMGIYNASKHAVVSLTETLYHDLQNAGGEVGCSLLCPAFVPTGIAGAERARPESLRNSAEPTRSQLAADKQLQRAVRSGKLGAADVAALTFDAIAARRFYILTHPAILETVRLRHEDIEQQRNPTDPLSLKPEVKQAR
- a CDS encoding NADP-dependent oxidoreductase; translated protein: MSQINRQILLVSRPQGAASADNFKLVETPLPPLAEGEVRVRNHYLSLDPYMRGRMSDAKSYATPQPLNEVMIGGTTGEVIESKNAAFKPGDKVVGMSGWQEFGTSDGKALRKIDDTHVPLSAYLGPVGMPGVTAWYGLNRIIAPKAGETVVVSAASGAVGSVVGQLAKQAGARAVGIAGGPDKCRYVVETLGFDACVDYKAGNLYQDLKAATPDGVDGCFENVGGEGLDATLARMNAHGRIALCGFIAGYDGAPMPLKHPALLLTQRLLVQGFIVSEHMDVWPDALKELGTLVAQKKLQYRETVAQGLENAPEAFLGMLKGHNFGKQLVKLI
- a CDS encoding PaaI family thioesterase, whose translation is MHMTDSSTNQLVIESPFIDHIGVQLISAGDGASEVLLALRPEHLNTWAVSHGGITMTLADVALAMAARSLAADGVGVVTVEMKVNFMQPGSGELRATGRVLHRSTTMAYCEGEIRDSEGHFVAKALGTFKYMRRLAVGREVRQQRLRSDPSAKPGPSDG
- a CDS encoding Dabb family protein: MIRHIVMWKLNEGEGRTREQNASVLKQKLEACRDAVPGIVHLEVGIATPGLDSTYDVVLVSDFTDKAALDAYQVHPAHQDVKAFLAPIREARQAVDYEL
- a CDS encoding GYD domain-containing protein translates to MATYLMLVNWTDQGVRTAKDTVNRARAFREASKAMGVTVGTVNWTLGAYDLVISFDSPDDETTTRLGLALAAQGNVRTATMRAFSEAEMEKIVGGLK
- a CDS encoding trimeric intracellular cation channel family protein is translated as MKPKIETIVLGADLAGTFIFAIEGAVAAMHSGLDLLGVMVIAFVAALGGGVTRDLLIGATPPNAIRDWRYPALTFAAGLLTFLFHTNAQGFPEFWLMVLDAAGLSLFAVAGVEKAMLYRIRPFVAALMGTVTGVGGGVIKDVLLARIPSVLVTDIYATAAFFGAAMVLIARRFGLSPAMAGVAGGVACFVLRVAAAAYGWHLPRAQL
- a CDS encoding LEA type 2 family protein: MTADRAARFARFLLFFVALLSLGGCAGMFGGDSLRVTVAGIEPLAGQGMEMRFILKLRVQNPNETPIDYNGVSVELDLNGKPFASGVSDQSGTVPRFGETVIGVPLTVAAFTVVRQAFAFADSAQSGQLPYMLRGRLAGGITGGTRFTDQGALSLPMGSLSGL
- a CDS encoding SH3 domain-containing protein encodes the protein MRMRVACVAVVGAVALSIASGAASAQSQAYTNQPVYLYAGPAQDYPVVAQLPAGQPVAVYGCVSGYTWCDVAIAQARGWVYGGYLTYPYQGSNVPIMTYGTAIGLPLITFSIGSYWDHYYRGRPWYGDRGRWANHPPPPHRPPPPPQGGNRPPAGGNRPPSTSPTSPPPPGPPGAGHGHRPGPPQQGDRPPQAPPQQGSRPPQAPPPQQGGRPPGQGGNPAGPPPAHDGGRPQGGGRPAGPPAAAPVARPSGPSPG
- a CDS encoding hypervirulence associated TUDOR domain-containing protein, which translates into the protein MKHDLKPGDRVNWNTPQGMTTGKIVRAITTHTELDGHTVAASKNDVHYEVESEKSGKRAVHRAEALHKKPKH